The sequence CCTTTGCCCCTCAGGGCACGGGAGCCCTTGAAGCTCAGCCAAATGGTTGTGATGAAGAGGAATGTCTGGCTCACAACGAAATTGGCCAGGAAGGAGAGACAGACGGCCATGGCTCACCTCCTGGGCCTCTCCAGTgggtgcaaaaaagaaaaagcagatatTGATCTCCACACTGGTGAAGCAAAGAACCCTTGATCTCGCTCTGATTGTATCCAAACCTTCTTCCTAATAGCAGTAACAGCAGTTACTATTTATCAAGTGCTTCTGAATGCCAAGTCCTGAACTCAGTTTTAGGCAGTTGTTTTATTTAATCACTACAACTCTTTGAGGTAGACACTGTTTCCCATTTTTcgtaagagaaaactgaggcagagatgaAGAAAGTCATTTATGCCAGGTCAGGCAGCTGGCTGGCTAGTGGTGATGCTGAGCCAATCTCACTCCAGAGCCTACCATTAACCATTTTGCTGTTCAGTTTCCTACACGGTGGAGACACGGGCCCTAAGGCCAGATCtgggggttgggggctgggagAATGGATTCCCCATGGTCCCCTTGCCTTGAGCAGATGTACAGGAGGCTTCTTTGCACACTCTGTGCAGTCACATCGGGGCCTGTGCCTTATCCATCTTTGTGTTCCCAGCACACTGCCAGGCACACAGTGGCTGCTCAGCAAAAGTCTGTGGTGGAAAGGAAAGGCAAAGTTGCACGTTGGATGTCAGATATCTCGTTTCTTGGTGTTGTCAGAGTTTTAAAGACCTGCAGGTGAACAAACCATACGTGGATAAACCATCAAGAGATAAAAATTCTATTTCCCAACAGTTTTCGTCCTTGCCTGCCCGCTGCTTCAGCCcctctggcctccttgctgctgtgAGACTTCACCGGGGATTGTTCCCCCCACGCCCtcatggctccctccctccctcttcttctttAAAGTCTGTTCAAacttcaccttctcagtgaggtctgCATGAGCACCACCTCCCTTTACCTTCCATATTTGCCCACTTTGAGTAGTACTTATCACCTCCTAACCTACTATACAATTCACTGGGTTATTGTGTCTAATGAGAATCATCAGCCTCCCCTCCTAGACTGTAAGCTCTGCTCTGGCAGGgagctttgttttattcactaatGGTCCCAAACACCTCAAAGGGTGGGAGGGCAGCAAGTGCTTGTTGAAGGAATCTCCAAGCATTGCCCATTAAGTCAGAGCCAGTTCTGAAATACCCAGGGAAGTAACCCACTTTACCCATAGCCCTAGTCCAGGATTTCTCAGAGACTCATTCCCCCCTGCATACCTCAGCAGCTGGAAGAGAGAGATTCTGCATCTCCTAATTCCAGTCACCACAGGGATTGATTAAGGACAGTCCCCTCGGGCCCCATTTATCTGCCGGCCCTTTTACTCATGCTACCGCTCACCTGGTTCTCCCTCAAGAGCCTTGCTGTTTAAGTGCGTCTTTGTCCCTTACATGGAGGCACTCAGAGCTGCACCATGACCTCAGGGTGTCATTTCCACCCTGAGTGTTGGTTTTCTCATCGATAAAATGAGGAGACTGGGGCCAGTGATCTCTTCTGGTCTTTCCCAGTTCTGACGTTTTCCCTGTGAGAAGGGAGGAGTGTATGACCTTGGCCAAGGCACACTTAGAAACAAACCAACCCATGACCCTGAGGCACAAGACACAGCCATACTCAGAGGGGGAGGAGATCATAGCAAAATAACCAACAAGGGAACGGGGATTCACAGCATAGCATGGGTTAGATCAGTAGCCACCATCGTTATGAAAAGTTCTTTCACAAAACAGGACAGACAATTATCATCatcttatttcacagatgagaaaactgagactcagagaggctgagcaaACTGCCCACAAATAGGAAGCCAAAGAGCCACACCCAGAGCCAGGTCTTCCAACAGCAAATCGCAGAATCCTTCCACATAACTGCTTCACTGTTTCCAAAACACACCCTGGAGAAGAATACTACCATTAGGttatttaaaatgtcaataatCTATTCTATATGattagaaaacataaaattgGAATTTGCATTTGAATGTTTCATGTTCTAGAAATTTATTAAcatcaaataaaacaatagagCCACCACAGGAAGACATCCCTCTGAAAGACCTGAGAAACTGACTCTGATTCCTGGTAGGAATAGACGACTCATCTCAGTGACAGCTAAGATGagcctctctctccatctttcaaaACGTTCCTCAAGAGGTATGGAATTgagtgtttatattttcaaaaactttgCAGCTGCAAACAGAAGAACTGACAACACAAATAATTCAATCAATTGGGCACTATTAGTAGAGTGTCTTCAATGTCAACGGAGTAAATAagcaaagaaagagataaattagAAAGCCAGATTTGTCCAAACCTGAGAGACTATAATTGGTTCCGAGCTATGTTGACATTCTCTCTTTTTCCAGATTCAAACACGTGCTCTACTACCGTCTCTCACACAATGGTGTCAGGAGATGAGGCTGCTCTGCTACATGAGCCAAGTTGGCCTGGGAAGCCCTGGATGGGAGAAGTCCATTTGAAGAGAAGCTTTGTAGGTTCTGGGATATCTCAGAGAGAGCACAAGCTTCAGGAATCGACATTTACTGAATGTTCTCGAAAGAAAGAATGATTgagtttctttccctctttcctctgaACTCTTGCCTCACTGATACTGGGGAACAGGCTTGACCAGTTGTTTTTAACTGAAGCACTGTCCCAGTCAGAGTGGGCCTTCAAACTTGGAAGTTCAAAAGAAATcagaattctaaaataaaaaaagctgTGGGCTagtgaacattttaataaaattggaATTTGAGACTCATACAACTTTGGTACCATCCTCCTTCAAACTGCCACCATCAAAATGCAATATGCCCCTGACACCAGAAAGGACAGGAAATGGGGTGTAGGAGGGAGGCAAgtgcttagatttttttttctggtttactCTCAAAGTTGCCTTTATTTTGGAATCGTACATTGCAGATTTCCTAAAACAATCCCAGTTTCCACTATTTTTGCTCTGGTGTTTCTACAAGTAAACTGGTAGAATAAAATGCCCCAATTTTTGGTTTGGAAAATGTGGTCAAAACAACCATTTTTTATACCAGTGCAATAGACAGTCCCAGGCAATGGGAAGGGagtgggcctcagagaggcagagagcATGCATTTATGCCCTCCACACTAGCTTCCCAAACATCATTCCTCATTAAGCCACACTGGTATTTCATCCAAGAGCCTCTTGGTGAGCGAAAACATCacacccccatttcacagatggaggcACTAAAGTCTAAAACTGTTAGCTGACATTGCATAATCTCCTTGATTCTGCAGCTTCTCAAAAGTATTTGTAATTATGAGTGAAACAAGGTGGGAAATGTTATTACCTTGACAAATGGCAACAGAATTCTTTGGACTATTAAGACTCCTTTTCAAAGAGGGAGACTGCCCTGCTGAAAGTTATGAGACACAAGAACAAACCACCAATGAAAGATGAAATATCGTCCTTTGAAAGGGACCAAACACTCTTTCTGGGGTGGCTTTGGCACAGTCTGACTCAAGGCAGAGGGACGCACACAGGTGACCTCTTACTGTCCCTATGTCCCTAAGAGTTTAAACTGATGATAAGACACTGGGAAAATACCCCTGGGCTCATAATCTCCAGAGAGAAGCCAAAGATTTCCTGTTGTACAGGGCCAGTCTGCTGCTAAAAGAAACTTTTAGAAGCTGCAGAAGCCCCATCTAAGCTTTCCCACATCAGCTTtccctcaccctcctcccctcagTGCCCAACACAgctctcccattctctctctccaattGTTTTCCAAACATCCCTCCCTTCATAAAAGCCGTCTGGCTGGGAGCTTAAAATATTGCTGGACAGTAAAACCTACCCATCAGGGCCAATCCAGTCATATCTGCTCAGTCGTGCGGCACAGTAGGGGCGGGGTAGAGAAGTGGGAGGTGGGCTTTTAGGTGCCAAAGGAAAGAGGCCAAAGTTGCCATTTTGCTGCTGAGcgccaagagagaaagagagcacatATTTCTCCGGGGGACCGTACTCCTATTGGCAAGTTTTCCTGGGGTGATATTAGTTGGttgccttcccctcccccttcttTCCCAGCTTAATCTAAGGGCCATATCCAggattctccaaaaggaaaaagGTTGCCACTAAAGTTCGGTCTTGGGTTGAGACAGCTGGACTTAGAATCCAATTTTGAAAACCCTCTTGGAATTGGCCTAAGAGTTGGCAGAAGTTTGGAAGGGAAAGGAATGTAGGAATAGTGgtgatgggggagggggtgaGCAGAGATGTCCAAATTCTAACTCCAACTTGACCTCTTaagatcttttcatttttcagaatgaattaaCATGCCTCTAGGAATTCCAAGGGACTTAAACCAAGTATTGATGTTTAGGAAAGAGTTTTGGACTTTTTCACTCAAACTCTGCAATAGGAGTAATAGTAGTAACTACTGAGTACTGTGGGTGTAGGGGAGGCTTCATGCTCAGCATTTTTGATGTTGGAGCATTTAATGCAGCACAGGAATGGTCAAGCTAAGGACCATAAGACTCTTCCTGAGAGCAGGTTCTGTTGTTAATCTCCGAGAGCTGCTGGCTAAAGTGGCTGCTCTAGAAACATGATTGGAGGCATATTTACACTCCATTACTAACCAGAGAGATAAGTGGCCATCTAATTCTTTGGGGAACTTGTTAACACAGATGTATATGTGTTGTTCTGCCTCTTCAAAGCCAGGGGAAGGCTATGCTATACTGGAAACCACCCTGAGCTCGAAGCCGGAAGGCCATGGCCTATATCCAGGTTCTGCCCTCACTAGCTGAGCCCCTTTGGGAGACTGACTTAACCTCCCCATCTGTCTCCTTATCAGGTAATGAGGGCTGATAACACCTAGttcactggttctcaaacttccaCCTGTGGACCTGTCCGTTCTGGTCCAAGAAGAATTTTTTTCGGCAGCCTGTGACAAAAATGTGACAATGATGTAGTAAACAATGTAGTGAATTTTTCACCAAGTTAAATGCGTTTGATTTAAAGGCTTGTCTTTTATTCTGAAATTATGTCCTTTCCAGTTTTGCCGTATTAAAATTCCCTTTTATGAAATGACGGTGAAAACAGACTGTAGTCAAGTGATTTAATCAATTTCTTATTTTCATGTCCTTGCTTGGCAGAAGCAGGAGTTGGTAGCCCTATGTTGGTCAccattttttgttgtcattattgCACTAGTCTGTGAAAtccaagtctgagaaccactggcctagttCACAGGTTGTTATAAGGACTGAAATAAGATATATGAAAGTGTATCATCTATAGATAGATAAGGGCCACCCAACCATAATGTGGTATTTTAATCATTACCTAAAACCAAGATCCTCTGGTGGGATGTTCTGGTGGATGCCCTAGGGGTGGAAGCTTGGACTCCATCAGTTTGTTTTCCATCTGTAATAGATCTATGCTGTAAATTTtcacaagcaaaagaaaacagagaattgTCTCtttgaagaagagaagagaaatattCTTATTTTGGTTTAGATTTCTCCCTGCTCCATGGAACAGTTTGCTCAGACATACTCTGATTTGACTTCTTTTAAATATAATCTTCATTGTTAGATGTCAGGAACCCAAGGCACTTTCCCTTAGCAGCTCTCAAAGCTTCTCTCTCTAACAGCATAGTTGGCCTAATTCAAAAGCACGGAATTGGAAAATTTTGTCCTAAGCTACAGTTTCTCTCCTTCTATTGTTaaaagaaactttgtaactagacataaaaaaaaaacaacattcaAACAACCCCAGAATTGCAGAGTGGGTTGTAGAAGGACATACTTCTATTTGGCTTTAGTTTGGAAATTACTTATGGGGTGATCAGGAGGGTCTTCGTGCATCATGAACGTGTGTCATGACACTCACATGTCAAGAATCATTGGCCTTCCAGTTTATATCTTTGATCTTATACAAAACAGTGTCTCAAAACAGCTAGTTTTGGATCAATTTACTATCTTTTTTTGGTATTTACCATTTCTTTGCAAGTTCTCAATTTCCCAACTGCTAGCTGCAGCAAAGAGGACTGGAGGTCCCTAGACTCTAAGTAATACTGGTATTACATGCACTCAGGGATTGAGAATTTCAGATTTCAAATAATTACTATTGATCCCATCCACTGGTGTCTATGGAGCTCCCACTCTGTGAAGGCCTTTGTTCTGTGTCATGCTGGTTCATGGAGGATGAAGACAAAACGGTCCCTGCGCTCCAGGAGCTTTTGATCCTAAAGGGGAGAAACGAGACTGGTAGATATTCAGTGCTGAGAGATTGTGCTTGCCGCACACATACCCGTGGGTACATGagtgaaacacacacagaaatcCAAAAAGACTAATATGGCACAATACAAACAAGACTGTCAAAACTGAGTTGCTATATCAATGGAGTGATATATCAGCAACACTAGATTTAGAGTACATTAAAGCCAGATTTGATTTTATAGGAGTAAATTACataaattgttgttttaacaTGAATGTTAGATTGAACTGTTCGAAaagaaacttggattttcttgGCTCTGCCATCAATAGGATTTATCCTTGGGCTACTTACCTTATTGTGGTGTTTCCCACCTTATTCCGGAAGGCGATGGGAATGGCTGCCACTCTACAGGGCAAGCACCAGATTTAACTGTACTTTGAGGAGTGTTAGCAGAAGTTTAACTAGATACATACAACCGGGATTCTGAACTGCTGGTTCTGAGTACAGGACCCTTCATTCTCAATTCCCCATTCCTACACAGAACTCTTCTCAATGCCAGAGTCATAACTTAAGATGCCACAGTTGCTCCCACCTTCCCAGGAGGAGAGAAGCTGCTGTTGGATGCCCTACCTCATTGGGAGTTTCTGGGGCTCCAAGAGGAGCAATGCCCTCTGCTCTCCAACAAGAAGCAGATAGTTGTTGTGCATACCCTGAGAGCATAAATTGGGCATTGCTCATGCCTGCAATCAGTGTACATCACCAAGTACTGTCTAGCCAGGCTCCAAACCACAGGTTGGAAGGAGCCTTTAAGatgacattttgtttatcctctcCTAGGGATGAAAATCACACCCAATTTAAGATACCAATTTTCATCACTCGTTCAAATGTTCAACAAATATCACTGTCATTAAAAGCAATGAGCATATTCCTTTGGCCCCATGAGCTTCTGATCCTGTAGGATGGAGCATGGCTGAAAGAAGCCCAGAGCAGCATCTCTAGGTCTAAGGGCAGTTCAAGCTGGAGCAATATCTGCCCTAGGTTGAGGGGGAAGTTTTGATCATAATCCTTCACAGGTTACCAGCTTGCACCACAGGTTTGCACTGGATGAATGTCCCAATTTGCACACATCACCCCTGTCAGTTCAATCCCATGTCCATTAGTCACTGGTGTTGCTAGGGGCATTACATACTATCATGTTTAATGGCATTTTTTTCCTACAGACCAATTTTTAGCTCTATTAAAATAGCCACATGTTACAGACCCTAAAACCTTTTCACTCTGTGGAACACTAAAAGTGTCTCAGTGGACCTTCCTCACTCTGTAATATGACTCCTTCCCAATTCTCTCCATTCTTTGGGTTTAAAAGAgtaacaatgttttaaaaatactgctcTCAATTTGTAAAAGTATTAAGAATAGTTTCCAGATTTCAACCTGGggaagagaaaacataaattaaagTACAGGAGTTGTAGAAATGTGTAGCTCTGATCACAGGCAATGTGTCTCAACGGTGTACTGGAAAGAACCCAGCCTTTGGGATCAGGAGGACAGAACTGCCTGCTTTTAAGCTATCTGATCttaaacaatttatttaacctctctgagcctcagtttccccatgtattGGAATCAAATTACTTAAATGCTTCGAGCTCTCACTGTGGGCTGGGCTCTGTGACAGGCATTGAGTATACAgcagtaaataaaacagacatggtCCATATCCTCATGAAGATTACAGTTTAGCAGGAtcaaattaaatgaaagaatataaCGTCAAAGGTATGCCACAAAGTAGATATTCAAAAAATGTTACTTTCCTTCCACTTCCCTTCAAATATACAACCATTATATATCCCGACACAGTCAAAAGTAAGATGGCTATGGACAATTTCCTATGTACAAGCATTTTGTTGGGGCCCAGCCCCCATGGAATAGGGTGTTCTGGGCCCCCATGGAGTAGGGTGTTCTTTCAGCATTATGCTTCATGAACCTTGGTTCAGCTTGTGGTCTTGATTCAAGTCCATGTAACCATGGTTTCTATTCATGGTCAACAATGAATCCTTATTCTGAGTGGAGTTCAAGGAATTATATACACATATTgccttatttattcttttagacCACTTGTGAAGTGAATGAGAACAGGTATTATCAttaaattttacaaatgaggaagccaATAGAAGCAGATTCTTTTATGCCTCTTTTGTCCCCTCGTCCTAGTCTACACAGAGGAAGCACTCAATAGATGCTGTTTATGCTGACTGTTCCAGCAACTCAGAAAGGAGAGGTACCCCAAGAGTTAGCAAAGAGAGACTGACTCAGGGTTGCACTGCGGCTGCTCAGCTTTTaccttctccctccttcaggtGAGTGAGAAATGGGTGACTGGAGTTTCCTGGGGAAAATCTTGGAGGAGGTGAATGAGCACTCTACAGTCATCGGCAGAGTCTGGCTCACTGTGCTTTTCATCTTCCGGATCCTCATCCTTGGCACTGCCGCAGAGTTCGTGTGGGGGGATGAGCAGTCCGACTTCGTGTGCAACACCCAGCAGCCGGGCTGCGAGAACGTCTGCTACGATGAGGCCTTCCCCATCTCGCACATCCGCCTGTGGGTGCTGCAGATCATCTTCGTCTCCACGCCGTCCCTGGTGTACGTGGGTCACGCGGTGCACTACGTCCGCATGGAGGAGAAGCGGAAGGAGCGCGAAGCAGAGGAGCTGGGCCAGCAGCTCGCCGATAACGGCGAGATGGCGCCGCCCCCCGCAGACCAGGGCAGCATCAAGAAGAGCGGCAACAGCAGCAAAGGCACCAAGAAGTTCCGGCTGGAGGGGACCCTGCTGGGGACCTACATCTGCCACATCATCTTCAAGACCCTCTTTGAGGTGGGCTTCGTAGTGGGCCACTACTTCCTGTACGGTTTCCGGATCCTGCCCCTCTATCGCTGCAGCCGGTGGCCGTGCCCCAACGTGGTGGACTGCTTCGTGTCACGGCCCACGGAGAAAACCATCTTCATTCTGTTTATGTTGTGTGTGGCCTCTGTGTCCCTCTTCCTCAATATTCTGGAGATAAGTCACCTGGCCTTGAAGAAAATCCGATCTGCTTTCAAGAGTCCCGCAGAGGAGCCACTGGAGGAGGTTCCTGAGAAATCTCTCCACTCCATTGCTGTCTCCTCCATCCAGAAAGCCAAGGGCTACCAGCTCCTCGAAGAAGAGAAAATCGTGTCCCACTATTTCCCTTTGGCTGAGGTTGGGATGGTGGAGACCAGCCCACTTTCTGCCACGCCTTTCAGTCAGTTTGaggagaagatgggcacagggccCCTAGGGGACTTGTCCCGGGCTTACCAAGAGACACTGCCTTCCTATGCTCAGGTGGGAGcacaggagggagagggggaggagcagcctgtggaggagggagcagaaccagaggtgggagagaagaggcaggaagcagagagagtgaGCACAGAGGGGCAGGAGACCGAAGCAGTGCTGGAGGGGGAGAAAGTGAAGCCCCCTGAAGTGGGGAAGGAGGCTGAGAAAGAAGAGCTGCAGGCTGAGAAAGTATCAGAGCAGGGGCTGCCGGCTGAGAAGGTGCCTTCACTGTGTCCAGAGCTGAGCGGGGATGACAGCAGACCCCTGAGCAGGCTGAGCAAAGCCAGCAGCCGGGCCAGGTCAGATGATCTAACCGTATGAAGTGGtgccaaagaaagaaagaaaacacccgCGCTAACGTAGCGCAAGATGAAACATAAAGGTGCCAACATGATTTGAgtcttctgtccctccctcccccctgccgACACCCACCCCTGGTTGGACAGGCGCTGCAGTGGAACAGTGCATGCTGGACAACTAGGAAACTGCCTTTCCCATATATAAGGGCTACCAAGATAAACCCATTGTCTCATCAAAGTTCCCAGTCTCATATGACTGACTGCCCTGCCCCTCTACCGCAACGGCTACGAGGAACTGCTTTCATCCCCATTTCTCCACAGAAATCCTTCCAGTCAGAATTGTGGCTGCCTCATGGCTTTTTACCAGTCTTGTCTCAAGCTCACTAACTCAGCCAGACTTTATCACACAGCACTTGTCTAGCAGACACCATGTGACCCTATATCAGGGGTCCCAAACTCAGATGGCTACAGGATGTAGGCAGGTGATTTAAATTGGTCAAGTGGGCTCTTCTATCGCCATCGGAGAGCTAGGACTGAAAATTGGTGAGCAGAGGGCCGATGCTGCTCAGTTCCAGGCAATGATTACCAGCCAGTGTTACTGGCCATCTGGTTTTTGAGGAGAAGCCAGAAATCCAAACTTTTAAGTGAAATTTCCAGCATTTTAAATGTTGCcaactaaattttaaatataccatGTGGGCCAAACAAAATGTGTGCAAGCCAAATTTAACCTGTTGGGGCACCAATTTGCAAGGTCAGCTTACACTAATAAGCCCAGCTTTCCTATGGAATTAGTCATATTATTTATGCTTTCAACTTGTTTCTGTGGGTTCCAAACCTTATTTCACCATTTTGGAGTTTTGGGTTAAATCATCAGTCCAGGGGATACCCAGAGTTCTCACTGACCTTTCTTTTGGGTCACTGTAGCCCCTGGGTCCTGATGCAATTACATCCCTTGTGTTGGTGGGAATTCTGCCCTGGGCACCatcagagaaagagagcaagaacccctgcctctccctgaacTGAAAGGCTTTGAGGCCTGGTGGCAGTTTTCTTCCCTGAAGCAAAGAATGTTCCTCTCCTCTTCTGATATCAGTGCTCAGCCTGAAATCTACACCTCCTTTCCTTGGGGGCTGGGAGCAAGCTCAGCTCTGAGCTGGAGGATACCTGACCACTGGCCTGTCTTGAAAGTCAGCTCTCAGGCATTGCTCAGGCACAAGACATATACAAGAAGGACCATCAGAGTGGCATTAGGGAAAGCCTCTTACAAAGTGGGAGCTCAAGCAGCCAGGGTCCCAAAGTCTAGTCCCAGGCCAGGCTTCATCCCTGGAAGGgatggagaggggctggagggaacAAGAGGGATCTCGAAGGTCCCCTACCCTTTATCCCCACAGCCAATACTCCTCAAACATAGAGTCCAGTCAGGGGAAATCCTCAGGTACAAGTACATATTTCACACAGGGAGCAATTTTATCCAGAGCCAATCAATTCCCATAACAGAGGGAGAAATTGATAACCAAGGTGGTTCATCTATACCAAAGCTATGCTTCATGGGCTGCAGTGCCAAGGCTAAGGCAGGAGCAATAGAAACCACATTGACATGGCAAAGATCTGGACAGGATACAACCAGGGGACCCAAAAGAGGTACCCATAAAAACTGTCTTCATTCTATCTTCTCCCAACCAGCACCATCCCAAAGTATGCAAATCTCTTGTGCGGCCCTCTTTACCACCTTCCTTTTTAGATATTCATTCTAGATGTGCTTTTCCAGAGCAAAGCTTCCTCCAAAACTATTCCTCCTCTCTGACAGTATTCCCATTCCTTGGTACCCCTAAAGCAAAGTggtctaaaaattaaattcattCTAAGTTATGATTGATAATTACTCCAgggaaaatttacattttaaaagagaaagtctaaaatatattttacctaGGTTAATCCAAAGTGACAAACTTTCAGTGAAGGAATGTATCAGGCAATGGACAGTTGAATAGAAGAGGTATGTTTGTCTTGTAGACATGTGACTGTCTGGCTACGGCTTGAATCGTCCCCTTGCAATCAACACTACTCCACACATACCTTCTTCTGTATGGCGAGAGAAGGAACAAGATCccaggcctgagaaccagagacTGCATCATTGCACTCACCCCAATGACTGCACAATTGCTCCTGAAGACCCATTTTAAGAAGATATAAACTCAGAGCCTGAGAATAGTTTGATCATTACCAGAATAAAGTGTGTATCTCAACTAGGACctaatccaaaaaagaaaacgaCGTCCTGTTCTAGTTGAAAACTGCCGGTGCTGTCTGGAACCAGTTGCAGAGGGGTAGATGAAGGCCGCTGGTCTCCTTGTCTCGACTGGGGCATGAGTGGGTGAATGTGTTTCCTTAGATGAAACAGCATCCTGCTTCAATGTCCATACCTACCCTGCTGCCACAGAAGTTGCCATTTTCCCTCTTAGTCTTCCCAATGAAAGAGGAAGCCTATTTTGGAAGAAACAGACACAGGCATCAAGGGACCAggactttttttctatttctgccatTTAGTAGCTGTGTTACTGTcatcccttaacctctctgtacctcagcttTCTGTCTACAAACTAGGATGGCATTTGCCACCAACCTACCTCCAAGGCTATCATAAGGATTAATGAGTTGGCTGCCAAGCCTGGAGCCTGCTGAGTGGTGCCACTCCCTGAAAGATTCCTCCAATTGCAGGGAGACTGGGAAGAAGGGCAGGTGGGTGGTTTCCATCTGACCCTCCCAACCTGCCTTGCAGTTAGCTGGTGAGAGTTTTTCAGTGTGCAGTAGACACTCTGGAGATCAGTTTTCTCAGAAAAGACTCAGAACAGAATTTTGACCCCATATGTTTAGTAGGAACCTGAGGCTCTTTGACCTTGAGAAATGGCTGGAAACAGACTAGCAATTATTTTTGTCCTCTGGAAAATGTCCCTTTGTGCCCCATATTAAGCTGCCACACAACTAGTGCCAGTTTCCGTTCACAGGCAGCTGTGTATCCATGG comes from Diceros bicornis minor isolate mBicDic1 chromosome 4, mDicBic1.mat.cur, whole genome shotgun sequence and encodes:
- the GJA8 gene encoding gap junction alpha-8 protein, with product MGDWSFLGKILEEVNEHSTVIGRVWLTVLFIFRILILGTAAEFVWGDEQSDFVCNTQQPGCENVCYDEAFPISHIRLWVLQIIFVSTPSLVYVGHAVHYVRMEEKRKEREAEELGQQLADNGEMAPPPADQGSIKKSGNSSKGTKKFRLEGTLLGTYICHIIFKTLFEVGFVVGHYFLYGFRILPLYRCSRWPCPNVVDCFVSRPTEKTIFILFMLCVASVSLFLNILEISHLALKKIRSAFKSPAEEPLEEVPEKSLHSIAVSSIQKAKGYQLLEEEKIVSHYFPLAEVGMVETSPLSATPFSQFEEKMGTGPLGDLSRAYQETLPSYAQVGAQEGEGEEQPVEEGAEPEVGEKRQEAERVSTEGQETEAVLEGEKVKPPEVGKEAEKEELQAEKVSEQGLPAEKVPSLCPELSGDDSRPLSRLSKASSRARSDDLTV